In Zea mays cultivar B73 chromosome 7, Zm-B73-REFERENCE-NAM-5.0, whole genome shotgun sequence, the following proteins share a genomic window:
- the LOC103633430 gene encoding AP-4 complex subunit mu isoform X2 has translation MNCLMKSLIFENPQTTSTEVLKSYIFNEPIMVDAGRLPPLGPAAMFMQGTKRMPVTAVTKSVVLTEPGKNREEILLDSVCECVWAGTTVGLPAH, from the exons ATGAATTGCTTGATGAAGTCATT GATTTTCGAAAACCCGCAAACAACCTCTACTGAGGTTCTGAAGTCGTACATATTCAATGAACCCATTATGGTTGATGCTGGAAGGCTGCCACCACTTGGTCCTGCTGCTATGTTCATG CAAGGCACAAAGCGTATGCCTGTTACAGCTGTTACAAAATCTGTGGTTCTTACTGAGCCAGGGAAGAATAGGGAGGAAATTTTGTTAGacagtgtgtgtgagtgtgtgtgggccggcaccactgttgggctgccggcccattag
- the LOC103633430 gene encoding AP-4 complex subunit mu isoform X1, which yields MNCLMKSLIFENPQTTSTEVLKSYIFNEPIMVDAGRLPPLGPAAMFMGYILTSEIDGTIQMKSYLTDNPEIRFALNEDLSIGRTGSSYSMSLDFPLTTSLGKL from the exons ATGAATTGCTTGATGAAGTCATT GATTTTCGAAAACCCGCAAACAACCTCTACTGAGGTTCTGAAGTCGTACATATTCAATGAACCCATTATGGTTGATGCTGGAAGGCTGCCACCACTTGGTCCTGCTGCTATGTTCATG GGCTATATACTTACATCTGAGATTGACGGAACAATTCAAATGAAAAGTTACCTCACCGATAATCCAGAAATCCGTTTTGCTCTCAATGAGGATTTGAGCATTGGAAGAACTGGATCTTCATACAGCATGTCATTAGATTTTCCTTTGACAACTAGCTTAGGCAAACTATAA